GTCGGGGACCTGTTCATGGGTGCGGTGCTGCCCGGAATGGTCCTGGTGGGGTTGTACATCCTCTACGTCGTGCTGGCGGTCTGGATCCGGCCCGCCTGGGCGCCGAAAATTTCCAAGGCCGAAATGGCCGCTCTGACCCCGGCTGTGATGCTGCGCAAGGTCACCCGCGCCCTTTTTCCGCCGCTTTTTCTAATGGTGGCGGTCCTGGGGTCGATCTTTGCCGGGGTGGCCTCCCCCACCGAGGCGGCCGCGGTGGGTGCGGTGGGGGCCACCGCCCTGACTGTCGCCAACCGCAAGTTCAATCTCGCCATGCTCCAGGAGGTGATGGACGCCACCCTCAAGCTGACCTGCATGGTGTTTATCATCCTGGTGGGCGCGGCCGCTTTCGGCCTGGTGTTCCGCGGCATGGGCGGCGATCATCTGGTGCGCGGTTTCCTGGGGGGCATCGCCGAGAATCACGGCAAGTGGTTCGTCCTGGCCTTCGTCATGGGCCTGATCTTCGTGATCGGTTTTTTCCTGGATTTTATCGAAATCACCTTTATCCACGTGCCGGTTCTGGCCCCCATCATGATCGAGTTCGGCTTCGACCCGATCTGGTTCTGCATCCTGATCGCCGTCAACCTGCAGACCTCCTTCATGACGCCGCCGTTTGGCTTCTCCCTGTTCTATCTCAAGGCGGTCACCCCGCCGGAAATCTCAACCGGCAATATCTACCGGGGCATCATCCCGTTTGTCTTCTTTCAGCTGATAGGCCTGTTGATCGTGGTGTTTTTCCCGGATCTGGTGACGTGGCTGCCCAAGGTGGTCTTTGGCCTTTGACACTCGGAAAGGATCGGGGCCGGCCCCAACGGTAAGAAGCAGACATTCTCCATTTTTTGAATTTTATTCATTTTAAGAATTCTCTTTTAATTTCTCTTGATTTTATACCCATTCTCATTTAGCTTCCGGTTTTATGGACAAATGGGTTGGCGCACGTGAATTGGGGTTAACCGCAGACACGAAAGGGGAACGAGCCGGATGAAAAGACGCGAATTTTTGAAGAAGTCAGGTGCCGCGGCCGCCGCCGTCGCCGCCAGCAGCGTGGCGGCACCGATCGTAATGGCCGCGGAGAAAACCTACAACTGGAAGATGGTCACCACCTGGCCCCCCAACTTGCCGGTTCTGCAGACCG
Above is a window of Desulfobacteraceae bacterium DNA encoding:
- a CDS encoding TRAP transporter large permease subunit; protein product: MEYLPAWMFLALTILLMAGFPVTFTLLGTALFFGLIGFGWSFFNLLPLRIWGVMTNVTLLAVPLFVFMGVMLERSGLAEELLDTMGLVFGRIRGGLAISVIVVGALLGASTGIVGATVVTMGLLAVPTMLKRGYHKELATGTVSASGTLGQIIPPSIVLVLIGDIVGVPVGDLFMGAVLPGMVLVGLYILYVVLAVWIRPAWAPKISKAEMAALTPAVMLRKVTRALFPPLFLMVAVLGSIFAGVASPTEAAAVGAVGATALTVANRKFNLAMLQEVMDATLKLTCMVFIILVGAAAFGLVFRGMGGDHLVRGFLGGIAENHGKWFVLAFVMGLIFVIGFFLDFIEITFIHVPVLAPIMIEFGFDPIWFCILIAVNLQTSFMTPPFGFSLFYLKAVTPPEISTGNIYRGIIPFVFFQLIGLLIVVFFPDLVTWLPKVVFGL